TGGCGTGCCGCCTGGGACGAGGCGGACATCTACAAGACCGCCAACGACGACCCGCGTCCCAAATACTACGTCTTGGAGATGTTCCCCTACCCGTCCGGCCGCATCCACATGGGCCACGTGCGCAACTACACGATGGGCGACGTGGTGGCGCGGTACCGCCGGGCGAAGGGCTTCAACGTCCTGCACCCGATGGGGTGGGACGCGTTCGGCATGCCGGCCGAAAACGCGGCGATGCAGAACAACACGCATCCCGCCGAGTGGACCTACGCCAACATCGACGCGATGAAGAAGCAGCTCAAGTCGATGGGCCTCTCGCTCGACTGGAGCCGCGAGTTCGCGACCTGCGACCCCGCCTATTACGCGCAGCAGCAGCGCCTGTTCCTGGGCTTCCTGCGCGAGGGGCTGGTCTCGCGCCAGAACCGCAAGGTCAACTGGGACCCGGTCGACCGGACCGTGCTCGCCAACGAGCAGGTGATCGACGGAAAGGGTTGGCGCTCCGGCGCCCCGGTCGAGCAGCGCGACATGCCGGAGTGGTGCTTCAAGATCACCGACTACGCGCAGGATCTCTTGGACGCGCTCGACGGGCTGGACCGCTGGCCCGACAAGGTGCGCCTCATGCAGCGCAACTGGATCGGCCGCTCCGAAGGCCTGATGATGCGCTTCCCGCTGACGGTGCACGAGCCGTCCGGCATCACCGAGATCGAAGTATTCACCACCCGGCCGGACACGATCTTCGGCGCCTCGTTCGTGGCGCTGGCGCCGGGGCACCCGCTCGCCAGGGCGGTCGCCGAGCACAATCCGGATGTCGCGGCCTTCATCGCCGAGACGCAGCGGATGGGGACGAGCGCGGTCGAGATCGAGAAGGCGGAGAAGCGCGGCGTCTTCACCAACCTGCGCGTCGCCCACCCGTTCGATCCGGAGATCACGCTGCCGGTCTACGTCGCCAACTTCATCCTGATGGACTACGGTACGGGCGCCATCTTCGGCTGTCCCGCGCACGACCAGCGCGACCTCGACTTCGCCCGCAAGTACTCGCTGCCGGTGCACCCGGTGGTCCGCCCGCGCGATGCGGACGACACCTTCCACGTCGGCGCCGACGCGTTCACCGACGACGGCGTCATCTTCAACTCCCGCTTCCTCGACGGGATGTCGATCGCCGACGCCAAGAACGAGGTCGCGAGCCGGCTTGAGATGGTGACGATGGACGGCGCCCCGCAGGCGACGCGCAAGGTGAACTTCCGCCTGCGCGACTGGGGTATCTCGCGCCAGCGCTACTGGGGCTGCCCGATCCCGGTGATCCATTGCGAGGCGTGCGGCATCGTCCCCGTCCCGGACGACCAGCTCCCGGTGAAGCTCCCCGACGACGTCACGTTCGACGTGCCCGGCAACCCGCTCGACCGGCACCCGACCTGGAAGCACGTCGACTGCCCGTCCTGCGGCGCCCCGGCGCGGCGCGAGACGGACACGATGGACACCTTCGTCGACAGTTCGTGGTACTTCGCGCGCTTCACCGCACCGGACGCCGCCACCCCGATCGACAAGGACGTCATGGAGGCGTGGCTCCCGGTCGATCAGTATATCGGCGGTGTCGAGCACGCGATCCTGCACCTCCTCTACTCGCGCTTCTTCATGCGGGCGGTGGCCAAGTGCGGCTACGGCGACCGGCCTGAGCCGTTCCGCGGCCTCTTCACCCAGGGCATGGTCACGCACGAGACGTTCGGCGACCCGCTGCGCCGCTGGCTCGCCCCCGAGGAGACGCGCCCCGCCACCGCCGAAGAGGCGGCCGACCTCGCCGCGCGCTACCGCATCCACGCCGAGGCGTCCGAGAAACTCGACCGCACCCGCGGGATCGACGGGACGCTCATGTTGCAGACCCTCGACCCCTCCAGCGAGCCGGAGGCCGCCGCCGCCTACGACGCGATCTTCGCCGAGGCCGGGGTGGCGCCGCTGTTCGCGAAGCGCGTCTGGTTCTCCAAGTCGCACCCGTTCCGCGCGCAGGACCCCGCGGCGTGGCTGGTCGATCTCACCGCGCCCGGCCTCGCCCCGGCGTTTGCCTATGGCATCGAGAAGATGTCGAAGTCGAAGCGCAACGTGGTCGATCCGGACACCGTGCTCACCACCTACGGCGCCGACACCGCGCGCTGGTTCATGCTGTCCGACACCCCGCCCGAGCGCGACATCGAGTGGACGGACGCGGGGTTCGACGCCGCGCACCGCTTCGTGCAGCGCATCTGGCGCCTGGTGAACGAGGCCGCCGCGAAGACCGACGCGCCCGGCACCGGCGACGGGCTGGCGCTGCGCAAGGCGACCCACGCCGCCATCAAGGCGATCGAGGACGACATCGAGGGCCTCGGCTTCAACCGCGCCGTCGCCCGCCTCTACGAGTGGTCGAACGCGCTGCAGAAGGCGCTCGGCGACGATGCGACCCCCGGCTCTGTCTTCGCCGAGAGCATCGAGGCGATGGTGCGCTGCTTCGCGCCGATGATGCCCCACCTCGCCGAGGAGTGCTGGCGCGTGATCGGCAAGGACGGCTTCGTCACCGCCGCCGCATGGCCCGAGGTCGACGAGAGCCTCCTGGTGGAGGACGCCGTCACCCTCCCCGTCCAGGTCAACGGCAAGAAGCGCGCCGAGATCACGGTCGCCAAGGATGCCGCCGCGGGCGATATCGAGGCCGCGGTGCTGGAGCTGGAGGACGTGAAACGCTTCCTCAATGGTCCCCCGCGCAAGGTGATCGTCGTGCCCCAACGGATCGTCAATGTCGTGGCGTAGCGCCATCATCGCACTGGCGGCGGCCCTCGCGGTCGCCGGGTGCCAGGTTCGCCCGCTCTATCTCGACGCGGCGACGGGCGGGCCGTTGTCGCCGACGCCGGACCTCATGGCGATCGCCGTCGACCCGCCGCGCGACCGCACCGAGCAGGTCCTCACCAACGAGTTGAAGTTCCTGTTCCGCGGCGACGGCAGCAACGTCGTCGACCCGCGCTACCGCCTGCGCTTCGTGGTCGACGTCAGCGACGACCGCCTCGCCGTGGAGCTGGAGCAGGACCTGCCCGCCGCCATCCTGGTGACGCTGAACGCGACCTTCATCCTGTCCGAGATCGCGACCGAGCGCACGCTGCTGACCGGCGCGTCGACCGCCACCGCGTCCTACGACTTCTCCTCCCAGCGCTTCGCCAACGTGCGGGCCGAGAAGGACGCGCGGGAGCGGGCCGCGCGGTCGATGGCGGAGAACATCGCGACCCGCATCGCCGCCTACTTCGCGGCCAAGCGCTCCGACACGTGACCGCGGCGAAGGCCAACGAGGTCGGCCGCCGCTTCCCGCATCGCGACAAGCTGCCCCCCGTCGTCCTGGTGTTCGGGCCCGACCGCGGCCTCGTGACCGAGGTGTCGGACGCGATCCTCGCCCTCTTCGACGACAGCGACGACCCCTTCGCCATCGTCAAGCTCGACGCCGCGACGGTGACGGCGGACCCCGCCCGGCTGATCGACGAAGCGGGCACCATCTCGATGTTCGGCGGCAAGCGGCTGATCCTGGTTCGCGACGCCGCCGGCCGCAACATGTCGCCCGCGGTCGTGCCGCTGCTCGACCGTCCGCCGACCGAGGCGGTCGTCGTCGTCGAGGCGGGCGACCTGAAGCGCGGCACGGGGCTGCGCAAGGACGTCGAGAACCACGCGCGCGCCGTCGCGATCTACTGCCCCGCCGACACCGAGCGAGACCTCGACCGGATGATCGACGAGGAGGCGGCCAAGTTCGGCCTCGCCGTCGACGCCGACGCCCGCGCCATGCTGCGCGAGCGCCTTGGCGCCGACCGCGCCGCCTCGCGCGGAGAGGTGCTGAAGGCTTGCCTGCATGCCGCCGACGGCGAGGCGCTGACGACCGCCGACATCGACGCCGTGGTCGGCGACGTTGCCGCCAGCCAGATCGGCGAGGCGGTGGACGCGGCCTTCCTCGGCAACCGCCGCGCGCTCGACGCCGCGCTCGGCCGCGTGCTGCGGCAGGACAGCGCCGCGGTGCAGATCCTGATGATGGCACAACGGGTCTGCCACGCATTGGAGCTGGCCTCCGCCGCCGTGGCGCAGGGCGCGTCGCCGACGCGGGCGGTGGAGGAGCTGCGCCCGCCCCTCTTCGGTTCGCAGCGGGCGATGGCGCCGCGCGCGCTGGACCAATGGGCGCCCGGCAAGCTGCGCGCCGCCTCCGAGGCCATCGCCGAGGCGACGTTCCGAACCCGCATCATGCCCCACCTCGCCGCGGCGACGACCCGCGATCTCCTCTTCCGGATCGCCTCGCAGGTCTCGCAGCGCTGAGCCCGGCCCGCCTGCCGGACAGTGCGCCTAAGAAAAAACACTGTCGTCGACCGCCCGCTGCCTTGAGGCTACTTGCGCGCGTTACGGAATTGTGAGAATTCTAGCCATCATTTGTTGGGGGTGCTCGTGTCTCCGCTGAAGTACTTGATCTTAATCGTCTTCGTCGCCGGTCTCTGGTCCCCGGCCCATGCCGTGAACGACACGCGCATCCGCGCCGCCGTCTCCGGCCTCAAATTCGACCTCGAGGAGCTGGGCCAACAGCCTCAGATGCCATTCGCGATCATCGAGGGCATCGGCCGTCGCATGACCCGCCTGAGCCTCTCCTCGTTCAGTTCCTACCTCACGGTGATCACGCGCTCCTTCAACCCGCCGCGCGACATTTTCGTGAATCCCAACGTCAACATATTCACCTTCCTGCGGACGCTGCCCACCGCGCAGAACAACCTGCTGTCGAGCAACCTCTTCGGCCTCGGCGCCGGTGTGGACACGCGACAGGAGAACGCCGCGGTCCGCCAGCGTCTCGCTCTGATCTTGAAGAACAACGGAGCGAACCGCACGCGCATCCGTGCCGTGCTGCGACGCATCCGCTTCCAGCAGAACACGGTGTTCTCACCGCCGCCGGTCGTCTCCGGAAACTGAGTCTCTCGAGGAGCAGCCCTCCAGCGGACTGCGAGTCACCCGCGACTTGGGTGCGCCCGCTTTTGCGGGCGCAGTTTCGCATTCGGAACGCGGCTGGCGGAACGCGGTCCGAGGTTGCTTCGCCGACCGTCGTCAGCAGGCCTTGCTGCGGCCGAGTTCGGCGAGCGAGTTGGTCGCGTTCCGCTCGATATCGCGCAGTTCGGCGAGGGTCTGAGTGAGCGCCGCGCTCTGCTCCTCCAACTTCTCGATCCGGGAGCGCACGCCCCTCAGCAGCGCGTTGAGCTGTTCCTGCCCCGCCTGGTCGGTCTCGTAGAGGTCGAGGTAGTCCTTGATGTCCTGCAGCGAGAAGCCGAGCCGCTTGCCCCGCTGCACCAGGATCAGACGGTCCCGCTCGTGCTCGGTATAGACCCGCGTCGTGCCGGCCCGCTTGGGGCTGATCAGACCCTTGGATTCATAAAACCGTACCGCGCGCGGCGTGAGGCCGAGCTCTTCGGCGAGTTGCGTCACCGTGTAAAACGAATGACTCATGGCGCGGCGGCTCCAGACCAGCCGCGGTTGCCCAGCCGATTCACGTTTTCCGTGCATACACTGCCCCGCTCCTGCGACGGTGCCTTCCGTCCGTGCGGCGGTACCTGGGCCTTGGAAGGTTCGTCGAAAATGGCATCCCTCTGGCGAAATTCGCGTATCACTTAGACTTGACCCTTCCGCGGAGCCAAACAGTGGGCGCATCCGCGGTCATAATACCTGGCGGGGCGACGGTCCTCCGGTCGAGGGGAAGGCTCCAGGCCCGGCCGCCAGCGTTTCAACATCACGATCACTTACTTGCAATTTATAATTGCTTGAGCGCTTCGATATTAGTGCTCCGATCATTACACGAATTTATAGCGCAATCGATTTGTGTTATGCAAGGTAATATAGCAGTTCGCGCGGCCCCACCGCCCCGCGCGCCCTGCGCGGGCGGGAACCACCTTGCGGTTGTATTCCGCCCCGCCCAGCGCCCGCAGCGCGCAACCGACCGCACCCCGGACATCGTCACCTCGGCGCCGACCGTCAAGACGGCGCGAGCCCTGCCACCGGGCGCGGGCCCTCGGCGCATCTCAGAGCGACGCGAATTCGGCGAGCATCTCGTCGGTCGTGCGCACGCGGGCATAGTGGCCGTCCATCATGTCGATGGAATTGTCGTGCCGGCGCTCCTCGTGGGTGGCGCAACAATCGGCCAGCAGCGTCACCAGGAAGCCGCGGTCGCAGGCGTCGCGGACCGTCGTCTCCACGCACTGGTCGGTGCATACGCCGTAGACCACCAGATACTCGATCCCGAGGTTGCGCAGCACGTACTCGATATTGGTGCAATTGAAGATGCCCGACGCGGTCTTGGGGATGATGATCTCGTCCCCCACCGGGCCGACTTCGGGGATCACCCCCGCCTCCCAGGCGCCCTTCGGGATGAACAGGCCGGAGATCATATGATCGAGGCTGATGTCTCGCCCGTCCTGGGTGAGCGCTTCGATCACGGTGAAGATCACCTCGACCCCCGCCTCGCGCGCCGCGGCTTGCAGGCGCTGCTGGTTGGGGATCACGGTATCGCTCAGACGCGTGAGGAAATGGGCGTCGCCCTCCTCCCCGCGCCGGGCGCGGGCGGCCCGCTCGGCGGTCCACTCCATATTCTGCATGTCGACGGACAAGAGCGCGGTCTTGCCCTTTTCGACGGGGCGATCGCGGTCGGCCTTCTCGGCGGTGGCAACGGTCAGCTTGGGCACTTGGGTCCTTCCTAGGAACGGTCGACTTTGGCGGCGGGGACGAGCCCGTCCGGCCGCACGAGCAGAACCGCGATGACGGTGGTGAGCACGATGGCGTCCCGATAGGGCGACAGGCTATCGGGCAAAAAGGCCTGGCTGAACACCTCCACCGCGCCGACGAAGAAGCCGCCGAGGATCGCGCCGGAAAGGCTGCCCAGACCGCCGAGCACCGTCGCGATGAAGGCCTTGAGGACCGGGTAGAACCCCATCAACGGGTCGACCGAGCCGCGCTGCGCCGTCCAGACCACGGCGGCCATGCCCGCCAGCAGCCCCGACAGCGCGAAGGCGGCGGCGACCACGCGATCGGCCCGCACGCCCAGGAGCCGCAACATCTCGAAGTCTTCGGCGGCGGCGCGCATCGCCATCCCGGTCTCGGTGCGGCGCAGGAAGAGCGTGAGGCCCAGCAGCGCCAGCAGCGTGGTGACAATGGATATCGTCGGGACGACGCCGACCGTGATGTCGCCGAGCTGGTAGGTCCCGGACAGCGAGGCCGGCAGCGCGATCGGCTTGGGCCGGGCCGAGATGCCGTTCTGGAACAGCACCTTGAGGATCTCGGAGATGGCGAAGCTGGTGATCAGCAGGGACACCACCGAGGCGCCGCGCATGGCGCGGAAGGCCACCCGTTCCATCGCCACGGCGGCGAACACGGCCGCAAAGATCCCGGTCGCCACGGCGAAGGGGATCGGCAGGCCGAACGCGGTCGCTGCGAAGACGCCGTAGCCGCCGACCGTCATGATCTCACCGTGCGCGAAGTTGATGAGGCGGACGATGGAGAAGACGATGGCGAGCCCCAGCGCCAGCATCGCGTAGATGCCGCCCAGCGAGAGCGCGTTCACCGATTGCTGGATGACGAAGTCCATATCGCCCTACGCTGCCAGGTACGCGCCGCGGATGAGATCGCTGCCGGCCAGCTCCGCCGCCGTGCCGGCCACCGAGACACGGCCGTTGGCGAGCACGACCACACGGTCCGCGATCTCCAGCGAGAGGGGCACGTTCTGCTCGACGAGCAGCATCGCCAATCCCTCCGCCTTCAGCTCGGCGATGAGGTCGAAGACGCGGTCGACCATCTGCGGGGCGAGGCCGAGGGAGGGCTCGTCGAGCAGCAGCAGCCGCGGCGCGGACATCAGCGCCCGCGCGATCGCCAGCATCTGCTGCTCGCCGCCCGACAACAGGCCCGCCCGCTGGGCCCGCCGTTCGGCGAGGATCGGGAAGCGTTCCATCATCGCCGCCCGACGCCGCGCCGCCTTCGCGGCGTCCGGCTCCAGGCTGCCCGCGACGCGCAGATTCTCCTCCACGGTGAGGGAGGCGAAGACGCGCCGTCCTTCGGGCACCACCGCGATCCCGGACCGGATGATCGCCTCGGCCCGCTGGCCGACCAGCGAGCGGCCTTCGAAATCGACCGTGCCGGCGGAGATGCGGCGGGCGCCGGCGACGGCCATCAACGTGGTCGTCTTGCCGGCGCCGTTGGCCCCCAGCAGCGCCGTGACCGAGCCGCGCGCGACCTCGAGGTCGACGCCCGCGAGGGCGTGGACCGAGCCGTAGTGAACGTCGAGGTCGCGAACGGTCAGCATCACGGCTGCGGCAGCTTCTCGGGGTCGGCGGTGCCGCGGGAGACGAAGTCTTTCGAGCCGTCGGCGTTGATCTTGGCGATCACCACCGGGCGCAGCGGCATCCGATCCGTTCCGGCGAAGGTGAAGTTGGACATGATCCCCTCGCCGTCTTCGATCGCGGCCAGCGCGTCGCGCACCGCCTGCGGGTCGGTGGACCCGGCCGCCTCGACCGCCTGCTCGATCATGTGGGCGATGTCGCAGCCGTTGACGTAGTAGTTGTTGTCGGGCTCGGTGCCGGTCGCCTCGGTATACTCCTTCACCCAGTCGCCATAGGGCGAACCCTCCTCGGGGAAGCCGCCGGAGGTGTGATAGGTGCCGTCGACGACGTCGCCGAGGCCGCGGATGGTCGGCGTATCGAGCACGTCGCCGCCCATGACCTGCGTGTCCAGACCGGCGCCGCGCAGCGCTTTGATGAAGGCCGGAAAGTCGGGCTCCCAGGCCCAGGTGACGATGAGGTCGGGCGCCGGCTCGGTCGCCTTGATGTTGGTGACGATGGCCGAAAAGTCCGGTTGGTTGAGCGAGTAGAGCGACTCGCCGACCACCTCGCCGCCATTCTTCTGGAAGACGTCGGCGAAATACTCCGGGCCGCCCATGGTGTAGGCGCTGTCGGGCGACTTGACGATGTAGACCTTCTCGAATCCCTGCTCGGTGGCGAAATCGGCCAGCACGGTGCCCTGCTGGTTGTCGGCGGGGTAGGAACCGAAGATGAAGTCGCCCACCTGGGTCAGCACCGGGGCGGTGCCGGCGAAGGTCATCGTGGGGATGCCCTCGGGCTGGGTGATCTGGCCGGCGGCGATCGTCGGGTCGGCGTCAGCCGAGGAGACGATGAACCGGGCGCCCGCGTCGACCATCTCCTGCGCGACCTTCACGGTCTCGGCCATGTCGGAGCGGGTGTCGCGCACGTCGAGGACGACATTGTATCGGCCGGCCATGCCGCCGGCCTCGTTCATCTTGTCGACGCAGTACTTGAAGCCGGCGTAGCTGGGCTGGTCGTAGGGGGTGAGGTAGCCGGACTGGGCGCTCATCACGCCGATCTTGTAGTCTTCGGCCTGGGCCGTGGCAGGGATGGCGAGACCGGCGGCAAGCGCGAGGGTCAGTGCCGAGGCGGCAGTTCTCATGGCTGTGCTCCTTCCTGGGTGTCTTTCGTGTGGGCCCGGCCGCGGCCGATGTAGGCCTCGATGACGGCCGGATCCTGGCGGATCGTGTCGGGCGTGCCCGATGCAATGACCTTGCCGCGATTCATCACGACGATGGACGAGGAGAGGCGGTTCACGAACTCGAGGTCGTGGTCGATGAGGAGGAGGCCGATGCCGCGCTCGGCCGTGAGGGCGGTGAGACGGTCGGCGAGGTCGGTGGTCTCGTCCGGGTTCATGCCGGCGGCCGGCTCGTCGAGCAGGATGAGGCTGGGCTCCTGGGCGAGGCAGCGGGCGATCTCGAGCCGCTTGCGGGCTCCGTAGGGCAGCGAAGCGGCGAGCGTATCGGCGACATCGCCGAGTTCGAGCGCCGCGATTTCGCGCAGCGCCAGGCTACTGGCGGCCGGCGGCGCATGTCCGGCCGCGATCGCCGCGACGAGCACGTTCTCGTAGACGGTGAGCGTTCCGAAGAGCCGGATGTTCTGAAAGGTCCGTGCGAGACCGAGCGGCGCGATGCGGTGTGCCGGCAGACCCGTCAGCTCGGTTTCGCCGAACCGCATCGACCCTTCGTCGGCTAAGAACTGGGCGGTGAGGAGGTTCACCACCGTTGATTTGCCGGCTCCGTTTGGCCCGATCAGACCCGTCACCGATCCCGGCGGCACCGCAAAATCCGCCTGATCGACTGCAGTTAAGCCGGCAAACCTTTTTGTAAGCCGGCTTACGGTCAATCCTTTGGCGGCATGGATCGGCGCGCCCCTTGCGATGTCTCTGCGAGGCAGGAAGGCGGCGATAAGACGGCCGAGCCCCGAGACCGACGCCTCGCGCGTGCCGATCAATCCCTCCGGGCGGAGCCAGATGACGAGGAGGATCGCGACGGAGAGCGCCACCGTGGTAAGCCCGAAGACGGCCGGAAGTTCCACGCCCGCCACCGTCACGCCGCCCTCCAGCTGGCGGACACCGTCCTGCAGCAGTGTCACCAGGACGACGCCGGTGACCGCGCCCGACACGGTCGCCATGCCGCCGATGATGAGCATCGCGACGAGCGCGAATATGAGGCCGAAGTAGAACGACGTCGGCGAGAAGGCGCCGAGCATGAACCCGTAGAGCGCGCCGGCGACGGCGGCCATCGCCCCCGACCCGGCCCAGGCGATGAACGTCATGCGCCGCGCGTCGATCCCCAGTGCGGTGGCCGCGGCCTCGTCGTCGCGCACGGCGCGCAGCATCAGGCCCCAGCGGCTCTCGCGATAGAGGCGGGCCGCGACGATGAATGCGATCGCCGCCGCGAGCGCGACCCAGAAGGTCGTCACCCGCGGGACGCCGAAGAAGGTCTGACTGCCGCGGGTGATCTCGCGCGCGCCGATCAGCACCGAATGGACGATGATGAGGAGCCCCAGAGTGGCGATGGTGGCCGAGGCGCCGCGCAACCGCGCGATGGCGAGGCCGCTCGCCCCGGCCGCCAGCAGGCCGACGAGCGCCGCCGGCACGAGCGCCACCCAGGGCGACAGCTCCCACCCGGCGAGGAAGGCCGGCAATTGCGGCAGCGCAGTACGCTGCATCAGCGCCGGCATCGCCAGGATGCCCGCCGTGTACGCCCCCAGCGCCATGAACGCGGAGTGGCCGAAGGAGACGATGCCGGAGTTGCCGGTGAAGACGCCGAGCGCCACCACCGCGGTCACGAACACGCACATCTGAATGGCGATGCGCTCGCCGGTGCGGCCCAGCACGTACCATAGCCCCAGCGCGACGACGGCGATGAACACGACGGCGAGCGCCGTCTGCCCGATCTCCCGCGCCAGTCGGAGCCGCGGCAGTTCAGCGAGAGCGGTCGTCGGCATGGTATTCCATCGTCATTTCCGCTCGAAGGAAAGCGACCCCTTCGTTCGATGTCAAACGAAACAATCTTTCGGAATGGCGGCATTTGCCACCGTCCATCCAGTGTGCGACCGGTAACGGATGACGCTGGCCGAGACGCGACCAACCCCGATGGACGCCGCGGGCCCGCGCTGGGAGGGTGGCCTCCTGGCGCCGGGCGACCCCGCTCCGGTGCTGCAGCGGCGGGCGGACAGTGCCTCGCCGATCCTCCTCGTGTGTGATCATGCCGGTCGCCGGGTCCCGTCGCGGTGCCACCTTGGCGTCGCCGAGCAAGATCTTTGCCGTCACATCGCGTGGGACCTCGGCGCGTCCGCCGTGGCCGAGCGGCTGAGCGACGCCCTGGACGCCGAGTTGATCGCCCAGCGCTACAGCCGCCTCGTGATCGACTGCAACCGGCCGCCGCACGAGCCGGACGCCATGCCACCGCGCGTCGACGGGACCGCGGTGCCCGGCAACGCCGCGGTCACGCCGGCGGACGCGGCGGCGCGGGTGGCGGAGGTCTTCATGCCCTATCACGCCGCGATCGGCGCCAGCCTCGACCGGCGGGCGGCGCGCGGCGAGCGGACCGTGCTCGTCGCCGTGCACTCCTTCACGCCGCTGCACCGCGACTATCCGGGCGCACGGCCCTGGCCGGTCACCTTCCTCTACAACCGCCTCCCCGCCCTTTCCGAGACGCTCGCGCACATCTCGCAGGCGCGCGGGGTGATGGCCGGGCTCAACGTTCCCTACGTGGTCGACGACCGCGGCGACTATACGATCCCCGTGCACGCCGAGCGGCGGGGCCTGCCCTCGACCCTCGTCGAGATGCGTCAGGATACCCTCGCCGACGACGCCGGGGTCGCCGCCGCGGCCGCCCTCCTCGCCGATATCATCCCTCTCGCCCTCGACCGGATCACGACATGAGCTCCCCCCGCTTCGCCTTCTTCGGCAACCACGAGCTATCGGCCATCTTCCGGGGGCGCTCGGTGCCGATCGAGCTGGCGGATGGCGCGATCAAGTCGGGCATGCCCTGGGTGCCGACCAACGTGTGCCTCTCCGCCTCGAACACGATCCCGCCGGACAACCCGTTCGGCCCGATGGGCGAGACGCGGCTGATGCCGGACCCCAAGCGGCGGATCACCCTGCCCAAGCGTGAAGGACGGCCGGCGATGGACGTCTACCTCGCCGACATTACCGAGCCCGACGGGTCGTTCTGGGAGGCGTGCGGGCGCAGCCAGCTGAAGCGCGCGCTCAAGGACCTGGAGGCGGCCGGCTACAAGCTGAAGGT
This portion of the Acuticoccus sp. I52.16.1 genome encodes:
- a CDS encoding ABC transporter ATP-binding protein, whose protein sequence is MLTVRDLDVHYGSVHALAGVDLEVARGSVTALLGANGAGKTTTLMAVAGARRISAGTVDFEGRSLVGQRAEAIIRSGIAVVPEGRRVFASLTVEENLRVAGSLEPDAAKAARRRAAMMERFPILAERRAQRAGLLSGGEQQMLAIARALMSAPRLLLLDEPSLGLAPQMVDRVFDLIAELKAEGLAMLLVEQNVPLSLEIADRVVVLANGRVSVAGTAAELAGSDLIRGAYLAA
- a CDS encoding branched-chain amino acid ABC transporter permease produces the protein MDFVIQQSVNALSLGGIYAMLALGLAIVFSIVRLINFAHGEIMTVGGYGVFAATAFGLPIPFAVATGIFAAVFAAVAMERVAFRAMRGASVVSLLITSFAISEILKVLFQNGISARPKPIALPASLSGTYQLGDITVGVVPTISIVTTLLALLGLTLFLRRTETGMAMRAAAEDFEMLRLLGVRADRVVAAAFALSGLLAGMAAVVWTAQRGSVDPLMGFYPVLKAFIATVLGGLGSLSGAILGGFFVGAVEVFSQAFLPDSLSPYRDAIVLTTVIAVLLVRPDGLVPAAKVDRS
- a CDS encoding ABC transporter substrate-binding protein, giving the protein MRTAASALTLALAAGLAIPATAQAEDYKIGVMSAQSGYLTPYDQPSYAGFKYCVDKMNEAGGMAGRYNVVLDVRDTRSDMAETVKVAQEMVDAGARFIVSSADADPTIAAGQITQPEGIPTMTFAGTAPVLTQVGDFIFGSYPADNQQGTVLADFATEQGFEKVYIVKSPDSAYTMGGPEYFADVFQKNGGEVVGESLYSLNQPDFSAIVTNIKATEPAPDLIVTWAWEPDFPAFIKALRGAGLDTQVMGGDVLDTPTIRGLGDVVDGTYHTSGGFPEEGSPYGDWVKEYTEATGTEPDNNYYVNGCDIAHMIEQAVEAAGSTDPQAVRDALAAIEDGEGIMSNFTFAGTDRMPLRPVVIAKINADGSKDFVSRGTADPEKLPQP
- a CDS encoding ATP-binding cassette domain-containing protein, whose translation is MPTTALAELPRLRLAREIGQTALAVVFIAVVALGLWYVLGRTGERIAIQMCVFVTAVVALGVFTGNSGIVSFGHSAFMALGAYTAGILAMPALMQRTALPQLPAFLAGWELSPWVALVPAALVGLLAAGASGLAIARLRGASATIATLGLLIIVHSVLIGAREITRGSQTFFGVPRVTTFWVALAAAIAFIVAARLYRESRWGLMLRAVRDDEAAATALGIDARRMTFIAWAGSGAMAAVAGALYGFMLGAFSPTSFYFGLIFALVAMLIIGGMATVSGAVTGVVLVTLLQDGVRQLEGGVTVAGVELPAVFGLTTVALSVAILLVIWLRPEGLIGTREASVSGLGRLIAAFLPRRDIARGAPIHAAKGLTVSRLTKRFAGLTAVDQADFAVPPGSVTGLIGPNGAGKSTVVNLLTAQFLADEGSMRFGETELTGLPAHRIAPLGLARTFQNIRLFGTLTVYENVLVAAIAAGHAPPAASSLALREIAALELGDVADTLAASLPYGARKRLEIARCLAQEPSLILLDEPAAGMNPDETTDLADRLTALTAERGIGLLLIDHDLEFVNRLSSSIVVMNRGKVIASGTPDTIRQDPAVIEAYIGRGRAHTKDTQEGAQP
- a CDS encoding cysteine hydrolase family protein, with product MPKLTVATAEKADRDRPVEKGKTALLSVDMQNMEWTAERAARARRGEEGDAHFLTRLSDTVIPNQQRLQAAAREAGVEVIFTVIEALTQDGRDISLDHMISGLFIPKGAWEAGVIPEVGPVGDEIIIPKTASGIFNCTNIEYVLRNLGIEYLVVYGVCTDQCVETTVRDACDRGFLVTLLADCCATHEERRHDNSIDMMDGHYARVRTTDEMLAEFASL
- a CDS encoding MerR family DNA-binding transcriptional regulator yields the protein MSHSFYTVTQLAEELGLTPRAVRFYESKGLISPKRAGTTRVYTEHERDRLILVQRGKRLGFSLQDIKDYLDLYETDQAGQEQLNALLRGVRSRIEKLEEQSAALTQTLAELRDIERNATNSLAELGRSKAC
- the lptE gene encoding LPS assembly lipoprotein LptE codes for the protein MSWRSAIIALAAALAVAGCQVRPLYLDAATGGPLSPTPDLMAIAVDPPRDRTEQVLTNELKFLFRGDGSNVVDPRYRLRFVVDVSDDRLAVELEQDLPAAILVTLNATFILSEIATERTLLTGASTATASYDFSSQRFANVRAEKDARERAARSMAENIATRIAAYFAAKRSDT
- a CDS encoding class I tRNA ligase family protein; amino-acid sequence: MNEAAAKTDAPGTGDGLALRKATHAAIKAIEDDIEGLGFNRAVARLYEWSNALQKALGDDATPGSVFAESIEAMVRCFAPMMPHLAEECWRVIGKDGFVTAAAWPEVDESLLVEDAVTLPVQVNGKKRAEITVAKDAAAGDIEAAVLELEDVKRFLNGPPRKVIVVPQRIVNVVA
- the holA gene encoding DNA polymerase III subunit delta translates to MTAAKANEVGRRFPHRDKLPPVVLVFGPDRGLVTEVSDAILALFDDSDDPFAIVKLDAATVTADPARLIDEAGTISMFGGKRLILVRDAAGRNMSPAVVPLLDRPPTEAVVVVEAGDLKRGTGLRKDVENHARAVAIYCPADTERDLDRMIDEEAAKFGLAVDADARAMLRERLGADRAASRGEVLKACLHAADGEALTTADIDAVVGDVAASQIGEAVDAAFLGNRRALDAALGRVLRQDSAAVQILMMAQRVCHALELASAAVAQGASPTRAVEELRPPLFGSQRAMAPRALDQWAPGKLRAASEAIAEATFRTRIMPHLAAATTRDLLFRIASQVSQR